One stretch of Manis pentadactyla isolate mManPen7 chromosome 10, mManPen7.hap1, whole genome shotgun sequence DNA includes these proteins:
- the LOC130679235 gene encoding olfactory receptor 8S1-like translates to MSLGNNSAVTEFILLGLSADPHIQALLFVLFLVIYLQTLLGNLTLLLLIRADSSLHTPMYFFLSHLASLNLCFSSATVPKLLENLLSQNKTISVQGCLAQVFFLFESGSTEAFLLSVMAYDRYVAICHPLLYGQKISNKLCNGLVWGSWGLGFLDALINILPAMSLDFCKDQSIPHYSCELPSLFPLSCSDVSTNFTILLCSSLLNGLVTCVLIVFSYTLIVSTILSISSSSCRSKAFSTCSSHLTAVLLFYGSAFLRYFTPTSGSPLELVFSVLYGVVTPLVNPLIYSLKNNEVKAAVRRTLIKCLQYSGS, encoded by the coding sequence ATGTCCTTGGGGAACAACAGTGCCGTCACTGAGTTCATCCTCTTGGGGCTGTCTGCAGACCCCCACATCCAGGCCCTGCTCTTTGTGCTGTTCCTAGTGATTTACCTCCAGACCCTGCTGGGGAACCTGACGCTGCTGCTGTTGATCAGGGCTGATTCCAGCCTCCACacgcccatgtacttcttcctgagtcaCCTGGCTTCCCTGAATCTTTGTTTCTCTTCAGCTACAGTGCCCAAGCTGCTGGAGAACCTCCTGTCTCAGAATAAAACCATCTCTGTCCAGGGCTGCCTGGCTCAAGTCTTCTTTTTGTTTGAGTCGGGGAGCACGGAAGCCTTCCTGCTctcagtgatggcctatgaccgctacgttgccatctgccaccctctgctcTATGGCCAGAAGATATCCAACAAGCTCTGTAATGGGCTAGTGTGGGGCTCCTGGGGCCTGGGATTTCTGGACGCACTCATCAACATCCTACCAGCTATGAGCTTGGATTTCTGTAAGGATCAGTCCATCCCCCACTACAGCTGTGAgctgccctctctcttccctctgtcctgctCTGATGTCTCCACCAACTTTACTATTTTGCTTTGCTCCAGTCTCCTGAATGGGCTTGTAACCTGTGTCCTAATTGTCTTTTCCTATACTCTTATTGTCTCCACCATCCTGAGCATCAGCTCCTCCTCATGTAGAagcaaggccttctccacctgctcctcccacctcactgcTGTCCTCCTGTTTTATGGCTCAGCTTTCCTTCGCTATTTCACACCAACCTCAGGTTCACCCCTGGAGTTAGTGTTCTCTGTTCTGTATGGTGTGGTCACTCCCTTAGTGAATCCCCTCATCTACAGCTTGAAAAACAATGAGGTGAAAGCAGCTGTGAGAAGAACGTTAATAAAATGTCTCCAATATTCTGGTAGCTGA